The proteins below come from a single Drosophila kikkawai strain 14028-0561.14 chromosome 3R, DkikHiC1v2, whole genome shotgun sequence genomic window:
- the sim gene encoding protein single-minded isoform X2: MDPKNIAKTCAMKEKSKNAARTRREKENTEFCELAKLLPLPAAITSQLDKASVIRLTTSYLKMRQVFPDGLGEAWGSSPAMQRGATIKELGSHLLQTLDGFIFVVAPDGKIMYISETASVHLGLSQVELTGNSIFEYIHNYDQDEMNAILSLHPHINQHPAAFLNSLQLAQTHTPIGSPNGVQHPSAYGHDRGSHTIEIEKTFFLRMKCVLAKRNAGLTTSGFKVIHCSGYLKARIYPDCGDGQGSLIQNLGLVAVGHSLPSSAITEIKLHQNMFMFRAKLDMKLIFFDARVSQLTGYEPQDLIEKTLYQYIHAADIMAMRCSHQILLYKGQVTTKYYRFLTKGGGWVWVQSYATLVHNSRSSREVFIVSVNYVLSEREVKDLVLNEIQTGVVKREPISPAAQAAAAAAAQAQAAQAAAAAAAQAVPQQQPAVVVVVGQQQQSQCAVGTGGQGVGPGTPVSLALSASPKLDPYFEPELPLQPPNAVTPVPSATNNSSNNNNNGAWHHHQLQQQSASMDHDSLSYTQLYPPLNDLVVSSTSSVGGGTASSAGGGSSASASSSGVYSTEMQYPDTTTGNLYYNNNNHYYYDYDATVDVATSMIRPFSANSNSCSSSSESERQLSTGNASIVNGTSPSQTTYSDLSHTFELSYFSDNSSQQHQQQQQQQQQQQQQQQQHLMEQQHLHQQQRLQTHQQQYQQQQYAMPHQQQQQQQQRVVSDFAESFKSVNAAAAAAAVVATPHYTSVIVEPQHYIPNDFVH, encoded by the exons ATGGATCCAAAAA ATATAGCCAAAACGTGTGCCATGAAGGAGAAAAGCAAAAATGCGGCACGCACGCGACGTGAAAAGGAAAACACCGAGTTCTGTGAATTGGCCAAATTACTGCCGCTGCCAGCGGCGATTACTTCGCAACTGGACAAGGCCTCCGTCATCCGGCTGACCACATCGTATTTGAAAATGCGCCAGGTCTTTCCCGACG GTCTTGGAGAAGCCTGGGGCTCATCGCCCGCCATGCAACGCGGCGCTACAATCAAGGAGCTGGGCTCACACCTGCTGCAAACCCTGGACGGCTTCATCTTCGTGGTGGCTCCGGATGGCAAAATCATGTACATCTCGGAAACGGCCTCCGTGCATTTGGGCCTTAGTCAG GTCGAGCTGACGGGCAACTCGATATTCGAGTATATACACAACTACGATCAGGACGAGATGAATGCCATTTTGTCGCTGCATCCACACATCAACCAGCATCCA GCTGCCTTTCTCAACTCCCTACAGCTCGCCCAGACGCACACGCCCATAGGCAGTCCAAATGGCGTTCAGCATCCATCCGCTTACGGCCACGATCGTGGCTCGCACACCATAGAAATCGAGAAGACCTTCTTCCTGCGCATGAAGTGCGTGCTGGCCAAAAGGAATGCCGGCCTCACGACATCCGGTTTTAAG gtgaTACACTGCTCCGGCTATCTGAAGGCTCGAATCTATCCCGATTGTGGGGACGGTCAGGGCAGCCTTATTCAGAATCTTGGCCTGGTCGCCGTCGGACACTCGCTGCCTTCATCTGCCATCACAGAAATCAAGCTGCACCAGAATATGTTCATGTTCCGGGCCAAGCTGGACATGAAGCTCATATTTTTTGATGCACG TGTATCGCAGCTAACCGGATATGAGCCACAGGACCTCATCGAGAAGACACTGTATCAGTACATCCACGCCGCGGACATCATGGCCATGCGCTGCTCCCATCAAATCC TGCTGTACAAAGGACAAGTTACCACCAAATACTATCGCTTCCTGACCAAGGGCGGAGGCTGGGTGTGGGTGCAGTCGTATGCCACCTTGGTGCACAACTCGCGGTCCTCCCGTGAGGTGTTCATCGTGAGCGTCAACTATGTGCTGAGCGAACGAGAGGTGAAAGACTTGGTGCTGAACGAGATTCAGACCGGAGTGGTCAAGCGGGAGCCCATTTCGCCGGCGGCCCAAGCGGCggcagctgcggcggcacaGGCCCAGGCGGCCcaagcggcagcggcggcggcggcacagGCGGTtccccagcagcagccagcagttGTGGTGGTTgtggggcagcagcagcagtcacaGTGCGCGGTGGGCACTGGCGGCCAGGGAGTGGGTCCGGGAACGCCCGTTAGCCTGGCCCTAAGTGCCAGTCCCAAACTGGATCCCTACTTTGAGCCAGAGCTGCCGTTACAGCCGCCCAATGCCGTCACTCCCGTGCCCTCGGCGACCAACAATAgcagtaataataataacaatggCGCCtggcaccaccaccagctaCAGCAGCAATCCGCCAGCATGGATCACGACAGCCTGAGCTACACCCAGCTCTATCCGCCGCTCAATGACCTTGTGGTCAGCTCGACCAGCAGTGTGGGCGGCGGCACTGCCTCCAGTGCAGGCGGCGGCTCCAGCGCCTCGGCCTCGTCCTCGGGTGTCTACTCCACGGAAATGCAATATCCGGACACCACCACGGGCAACCTGTACtacaacaataataatcaCTATTACTACGACTACGATGCCACAGTGGATGTTGCTACCTCGATGATACGCCCCTTCTCGGCCAACTCGAATAGTTGCTCCAGCAGCTCGGAGAGCGAGCGGCAGCTGTCCACCGGAAATGCCTCGATTGTGAATGGCACCTCGCCGTCGCAGACGACCTACAGCGATCTGAGCCACACATTCGAGCTGAGCTACTTTTCGGACAATAGTtcgcagcagcatcagcagcagcagcagcaacagcagcagcagcagcaacaacagcagcagcatctgaTGGAGCAACAGCATCTGCACCAACAGCAGCGATTGCAGACGCATCAGCAGCAataccagcagcaacagtatGCCATGCcgcatcagcaacagcagcagcagcagcagagggtGGTCAGTGATTTTGCAGAGAGCTTTAAGAGTGTTAATgccgctgctgcggcggcggcggtggtggccaCGCCCCATTACACCAGCGTAATTGTGGAGCCGCAGCACTACATACCCAACGATTTTGTACATTAG
- the sim gene encoding protein single-minded isoform X1, producing MTNHRRVRKDCYESRLHDIAKTCAMKEKSKNAARTRREKENTEFCELAKLLPLPAAITSQLDKASVIRLTTSYLKMRQVFPDGLGEAWGSSPAMQRGATIKELGSHLLQTLDGFIFVVAPDGKIMYISETASVHLGLSQVELTGNSIFEYIHNYDQDEMNAILSLHPHINQHPLAQTHTPIGSPNGVQHPSAYGHDRGSHTIEIEKTFFLRMKCVLAKRNAGLTTSGFKVIHCSGYLKARIYPDCGDGQGSLIQNLGLVAVGHSLPSSAITEIKLHQNMFMFRAKLDMKLIFFDARVSQLTGYEPQDLIEKTLYQYIHAADIMAMRCSHQILLYKGQVTTKYYRFLTKGGGWVWVQSYATLVHNSRSSREVFIVSVNYVLSEREVKDLVLNEIQTGVVKREPISPAAQAAAAAAAQAQAAQAAAAAAAQAVPQQQPAVVVVVGQQQQSQCAVGTGGQGVGPGTPVSLALSASPKLDPYFEPELPLQPPNAVTPVPSATNNSSNNNNNGAWHHHQLQQQSASMDHDSLSYTQLYPPLNDLVVSSTSSVGGGTASSAGGGSSASASSSGVYSTEMQYPDTTTGNLYYNNNNHYYYDYDATVDVATSMIRPFSANSNSCSSSSESERQLSTGNASIVNGTSPSQTTYSDLSHTFELSYFSDNSSQQHQQQQQQQQQQQQQQQQHLMEQQHLHQQQRLQTHQQQYQQQQYAMPHQQQQQQQQRVVSDFAESFKSVNAAAAAAAVVATPHYTSVIVEPQHYIPNDFVH from the exons ATGACCAACCATCGCCGAGTGCGCAAGGATTGTTACGAGAGTAGATTGCATG ATATAGCCAAAACGTGTGCCATGAAGGAGAAAAGCAAAAATGCGGCACGCACGCGACGTGAAAAGGAAAACACCGAGTTCTGTGAATTGGCCAAATTACTGCCGCTGCCAGCGGCGATTACTTCGCAACTGGACAAGGCCTCCGTCATCCGGCTGACCACATCGTATTTGAAAATGCGCCAGGTCTTTCCCGACG GTCTTGGAGAAGCCTGGGGCTCATCGCCCGCCATGCAACGCGGCGCTACAATCAAGGAGCTGGGCTCACACCTGCTGCAAACCCTGGACGGCTTCATCTTCGTGGTGGCTCCGGATGGCAAAATCATGTACATCTCGGAAACGGCCTCCGTGCATTTGGGCCTTAGTCAG GTCGAGCTGACGGGCAACTCGATATTCGAGTATATACACAACTACGATCAGGACGAGATGAATGCCATTTTGTCGCTGCATCCACACATCAACCAGCATCCA CTCGCCCAGACGCACACGCCCATAGGCAGTCCAAATGGCGTTCAGCATCCATCCGCTTACGGCCACGATCGTGGCTCGCACACCATAGAAATCGAGAAGACCTTCTTCCTGCGCATGAAGTGCGTGCTGGCCAAAAGGAATGCCGGCCTCACGACATCCGGTTTTAAG gtgaTACACTGCTCCGGCTATCTGAAGGCTCGAATCTATCCCGATTGTGGGGACGGTCAGGGCAGCCTTATTCAGAATCTTGGCCTGGTCGCCGTCGGACACTCGCTGCCTTCATCTGCCATCACAGAAATCAAGCTGCACCAGAATATGTTCATGTTCCGGGCCAAGCTGGACATGAAGCTCATATTTTTTGATGCACG TGTATCGCAGCTAACCGGATATGAGCCACAGGACCTCATCGAGAAGACACTGTATCAGTACATCCACGCCGCGGACATCATGGCCATGCGCTGCTCCCATCAAATCC TGCTGTACAAAGGACAAGTTACCACCAAATACTATCGCTTCCTGACCAAGGGCGGAGGCTGGGTGTGGGTGCAGTCGTATGCCACCTTGGTGCACAACTCGCGGTCCTCCCGTGAGGTGTTCATCGTGAGCGTCAACTATGTGCTGAGCGAACGAGAGGTGAAAGACTTGGTGCTGAACGAGATTCAGACCGGAGTGGTCAAGCGGGAGCCCATTTCGCCGGCGGCCCAAGCGGCggcagctgcggcggcacaGGCCCAGGCGGCCcaagcggcagcggcggcggcggcacagGCGGTtccccagcagcagccagcagttGTGGTGGTTgtggggcagcagcagcagtcacaGTGCGCGGTGGGCACTGGCGGCCAGGGAGTGGGTCCGGGAACGCCCGTTAGCCTGGCCCTAAGTGCCAGTCCCAAACTGGATCCCTACTTTGAGCCAGAGCTGCCGTTACAGCCGCCCAATGCCGTCACTCCCGTGCCCTCGGCGACCAACAATAgcagtaataataataacaatggCGCCtggcaccaccaccagctaCAGCAGCAATCCGCCAGCATGGATCACGACAGCCTGAGCTACACCCAGCTCTATCCGCCGCTCAATGACCTTGTGGTCAGCTCGACCAGCAGTGTGGGCGGCGGCACTGCCTCCAGTGCAGGCGGCGGCTCCAGCGCCTCGGCCTCGTCCTCGGGTGTCTACTCCACGGAAATGCAATATCCGGACACCACCACGGGCAACCTGTACtacaacaataataatcaCTATTACTACGACTACGATGCCACAGTGGATGTTGCTACCTCGATGATACGCCCCTTCTCGGCCAACTCGAATAGTTGCTCCAGCAGCTCGGAGAGCGAGCGGCAGCTGTCCACCGGAAATGCCTCGATTGTGAATGGCACCTCGCCGTCGCAGACGACCTACAGCGATCTGAGCCACACATTCGAGCTGAGCTACTTTTCGGACAATAGTtcgcagcagcatcagcagcagcagcagcaacagcagcagcagcagcaacaacagcagcagcatctgaTGGAGCAACAGCATCTGCACCAACAGCAGCGATTGCAGACGCATCAGCAGCAataccagcagcaacagtatGCCATGCcgcatcagcaacagcagcagcagcagcagagggtGGTCAGTGATTTTGCAGAGAGCTTTAAGAGTGTTAATgccgctgctgcggcggcggcggtggtggccaCGCCCCATTACACCAGCGTAATTGTGGAGCCGCAGCACTACATACCCAACGATTTTGTACATTAG
- the sim gene encoding protein single-minded isoform X3, with amino-acid sequence MKEKSKNAARTRREKENTEFCELAKLLPLPAAITSQLDKASVIRLTTSYLKMRQVFPDGLGEAWGSSPAMQRGATIKELGSHLLQTLDGFIFVVAPDGKIMYISETASVHLGLSQVELTGNSIFEYIHNYDQDEMNAILSLHPHINQHPAAFLNSLQLAQTHTPIGSPNGVQHPSAYGHDRGSHTIEIEKTFFLRMKCVLAKRNAGLTTSGFKVIHCSGYLKARIYPDCGDGQGSLIQNLGLVAVGHSLPSSAITEIKLHQNMFMFRAKLDMKLIFFDARVSQLTGYEPQDLIEKTLYQYIHAADIMAMRCSHQILLYKGQVTTKYYRFLTKGGGWVWVQSYATLVHNSRSSREVFIVSVNYVLSEREVKDLVLNEIQTGVVKREPISPAAQAAAAAAAQAQAAQAAAAAAAQAVPQQQPAVVVVVGQQQQSQCAVGTGGQGVGPGTPVSLALSASPKLDPYFEPELPLQPPNAVTPVPSATNNSSNNNNNGAWHHHQLQQQSASMDHDSLSYTQLYPPLNDLVVSSTSSVGGGTASSAGGGSSASASSSGVYSTEMQYPDTTTGNLYYNNNNHYYYDYDATVDVATSMIRPFSANSNSCSSSSESERQLSTGNASIVNGTSPSQTTYSDLSHTFELSYFSDNSSQQHQQQQQQQQQQQQQQQQHLMEQQHLHQQQRLQTHQQQYQQQQYAMPHQQQQQQQQRVVSDFAESFKSVNAAAAAAAVVATPHYTSVIVEPQHYIPNDFVH; translated from the exons ATGAAGGAGAAAAGCAAAAATGCGGCACGCACGCGACGTGAAAAGGAAAACACCGAGTTCTGTGAATTGGCCAAATTACTGCCGCTGCCAGCGGCGATTACTTCGCAACTGGACAAGGCCTCCGTCATCCGGCTGACCACATCGTATTTGAAAATGCGCCAGGTCTTTCCCGACG GTCTTGGAGAAGCCTGGGGCTCATCGCCCGCCATGCAACGCGGCGCTACAATCAAGGAGCTGGGCTCACACCTGCTGCAAACCCTGGACGGCTTCATCTTCGTGGTGGCTCCGGATGGCAAAATCATGTACATCTCGGAAACGGCCTCCGTGCATTTGGGCCTTAGTCAG GTCGAGCTGACGGGCAACTCGATATTCGAGTATATACACAACTACGATCAGGACGAGATGAATGCCATTTTGTCGCTGCATCCACACATCAACCAGCATCCA GCTGCCTTTCTCAACTCCCTACAGCTCGCCCAGACGCACACGCCCATAGGCAGTCCAAATGGCGTTCAGCATCCATCCGCTTACGGCCACGATCGTGGCTCGCACACCATAGAAATCGAGAAGACCTTCTTCCTGCGCATGAAGTGCGTGCTGGCCAAAAGGAATGCCGGCCTCACGACATCCGGTTTTAAG gtgaTACACTGCTCCGGCTATCTGAAGGCTCGAATCTATCCCGATTGTGGGGACGGTCAGGGCAGCCTTATTCAGAATCTTGGCCTGGTCGCCGTCGGACACTCGCTGCCTTCATCTGCCATCACAGAAATCAAGCTGCACCAGAATATGTTCATGTTCCGGGCCAAGCTGGACATGAAGCTCATATTTTTTGATGCACG TGTATCGCAGCTAACCGGATATGAGCCACAGGACCTCATCGAGAAGACACTGTATCAGTACATCCACGCCGCGGACATCATGGCCATGCGCTGCTCCCATCAAATCC TGCTGTACAAAGGACAAGTTACCACCAAATACTATCGCTTCCTGACCAAGGGCGGAGGCTGGGTGTGGGTGCAGTCGTATGCCACCTTGGTGCACAACTCGCGGTCCTCCCGTGAGGTGTTCATCGTGAGCGTCAACTATGTGCTGAGCGAACGAGAGGTGAAAGACTTGGTGCTGAACGAGATTCAGACCGGAGTGGTCAAGCGGGAGCCCATTTCGCCGGCGGCCCAAGCGGCggcagctgcggcggcacaGGCCCAGGCGGCCcaagcggcagcggcggcggcggcacagGCGGTtccccagcagcagccagcagttGTGGTGGTTgtggggcagcagcagcagtcacaGTGCGCGGTGGGCACTGGCGGCCAGGGAGTGGGTCCGGGAACGCCCGTTAGCCTGGCCCTAAGTGCCAGTCCCAAACTGGATCCCTACTTTGAGCCAGAGCTGCCGTTACAGCCGCCCAATGCCGTCACTCCCGTGCCCTCGGCGACCAACAATAgcagtaataataataacaatggCGCCtggcaccaccaccagctaCAGCAGCAATCCGCCAGCATGGATCACGACAGCCTGAGCTACACCCAGCTCTATCCGCCGCTCAATGACCTTGTGGTCAGCTCGACCAGCAGTGTGGGCGGCGGCACTGCCTCCAGTGCAGGCGGCGGCTCCAGCGCCTCGGCCTCGTCCTCGGGTGTCTACTCCACGGAAATGCAATATCCGGACACCACCACGGGCAACCTGTACtacaacaataataatcaCTATTACTACGACTACGATGCCACAGTGGATGTTGCTACCTCGATGATACGCCCCTTCTCGGCCAACTCGAATAGTTGCTCCAGCAGCTCGGAGAGCGAGCGGCAGCTGTCCACCGGAAATGCCTCGATTGTGAATGGCACCTCGCCGTCGCAGACGACCTACAGCGATCTGAGCCACACATTCGAGCTGAGCTACTTTTCGGACAATAGTtcgcagcagcatcagcagcagcagcagcaacagcagcagcagcagcaacaacagcagcagcatctgaTGGAGCAACAGCATCTGCACCAACAGCAGCGATTGCAGACGCATCAGCAGCAataccagcagcaacagtatGCCATGCcgcatcagcaacagcagcagcagcagcagagggtGGTCAGTGATTTTGCAGAGAGCTTTAAGAGTGTTAATgccgctgctgcggcggcggcggtggtggccaCGCCCCATTACACCAGCGTAATTGTGGAGCCGCAGCACTACATACCCAACGATTTTGTACATTAG
- the sim gene encoding protein single-minded isoform X4, with translation MRIRLKVEAKSNHYCLGEAWGSSPAMQRGATIKELGSHLLQTLDGFIFVVAPDGKIMYISETASVHLGLSQVELTGNSIFEYIHNYDQDEMNAILSLHPHINQHPAAFLNSLQLAQTHTPIGSPNGVQHPSAYGHDRGSHTIEIEKTFFLRMKCVLAKRNAGLTTSGFKVIHCSGYLKARIYPDCGDGQGSLIQNLGLVAVGHSLPSSAITEIKLHQNMFMFRAKLDMKLIFFDARVSQLTGYEPQDLIEKTLYQYIHAADIMAMRCSHQILLYKGQVTTKYYRFLTKGGGWVWVQSYATLVHNSRSSREVFIVSVNYVLSEREVKDLVLNEIQTGVVKREPISPAAQAAAAAAAQAQAAQAAAAAAAQAVPQQQPAVVVVVGQQQQSQCAVGTGGQGVGPGTPVSLALSASPKLDPYFEPELPLQPPNAVTPVPSATNNSSNNNNNGAWHHHQLQQQSASMDHDSLSYTQLYPPLNDLVVSSTSSVGGGTASSAGGGSSASASSSGVYSTEMQYPDTTTGNLYYNNNNHYYYDYDATVDVATSMIRPFSANSNSCSSSSESERQLSTGNASIVNGTSPSQTTYSDLSHTFELSYFSDNSSQQHQQQQQQQQQQQQQQQQHLMEQQHLHQQQRLQTHQQQYQQQQYAMPHQQQQQQQQRVVSDFAESFKSVNAAAAAAAVVATPHYTSVIVEPQHYIPNDFVH, from the exons ATGCGGATCCGACTCAAAGTCGAAGCCAAGTCAAATCACTATT GTCTTGGAGAAGCCTGGGGCTCATCGCCCGCCATGCAACGCGGCGCTACAATCAAGGAGCTGGGCTCACACCTGCTGCAAACCCTGGACGGCTTCATCTTCGTGGTGGCTCCGGATGGCAAAATCATGTACATCTCGGAAACGGCCTCCGTGCATTTGGGCCTTAGTCAG GTCGAGCTGACGGGCAACTCGATATTCGAGTATATACACAACTACGATCAGGACGAGATGAATGCCATTTTGTCGCTGCATCCACACATCAACCAGCATCCA GCTGCCTTTCTCAACTCCCTACAGCTCGCCCAGACGCACACGCCCATAGGCAGTCCAAATGGCGTTCAGCATCCATCCGCTTACGGCCACGATCGTGGCTCGCACACCATAGAAATCGAGAAGACCTTCTTCCTGCGCATGAAGTGCGTGCTGGCCAAAAGGAATGCCGGCCTCACGACATCCGGTTTTAAG gtgaTACACTGCTCCGGCTATCTGAAGGCTCGAATCTATCCCGATTGTGGGGACGGTCAGGGCAGCCTTATTCAGAATCTTGGCCTGGTCGCCGTCGGACACTCGCTGCCTTCATCTGCCATCACAGAAATCAAGCTGCACCAGAATATGTTCATGTTCCGGGCCAAGCTGGACATGAAGCTCATATTTTTTGATGCACG TGTATCGCAGCTAACCGGATATGAGCCACAGGACCTCATCGAGAAGACACTGTATCAGTACATCCACGCCGCGGACATCATGGCCATGCGCTGCTCCCATCAAATCC TGCTGTACAAAGGACAAGTTACCACCAAATACTATCGCTTCCTGACCAAGGGCGGAGGCTGGGTGTGGGTGCAGTCGTATGCCACCTTGGTGCACAACTCGCGGTCCTCCCGTGAGGTGTTCATCGTGAGCGTCAACTATGTGCTGAGCGAACGAGAGGTGAAAGACTTGGTGCTGAACGAGATTCAGACCGGAGTGGTCAAGCGGGAGCCCATTTCGCCGGCGGCCCAAGCGGCggcagctgcggcggcacaGGCCCAGGCGGCCcaagcggcagcggcggcggcggcacagGCGGTtccccagcagcagccagcagttGTGGTGGTTgtggggcagcagcagcagtcacaGTGCGCGGTGGGCACTGGCGGCCAGGGAGTGGGTCCGGGAACGCCCGTTAGCCTGGCCCTAAGTGCCAGTCCCAAACTGGATCCCTACTTTGAGCCAGAGCTGCCGTTACAGCCGCCCAATGCCGTCACTCCCGTGCCCTCGGCGACCAACAATAgcagtaataataataacaatggCGCCtggcaccaccaccagctaCAGCAGCAATCCGCCAGCATGGATCACGACAGCCTGAGCTACACCCAGCTCTATCCGCCGCTCAATGACCTTGTGGTCAGCTCGACCAGCAGTGTGGGCGGCGGCACTGCCTCCAGTGCAGGCGGCGGCTCCAGCGCCTCGGCCTCGTCCTCGGGTGTCTACTCCACGGAAATGCAATATCCGGACACCACCACGGGCAACCTGTACtacaacaataataatcaCTATTACTACGACTACGATGCCACAGTGGATGTTGCTACCTCGATGATACGCCCCTTCTCGGCCAACTCGAATAGTTGCTCCAGCAGCTCGGAGAGCGAGCGGCAGCTGTCCACCGGAAATGCCTCGATTGTGAATGGCACCTCGCCGTCGCAGACGACCTACAGCGATCTGAGCCACACATTCGAGCTGAGCTACTTTTCGGACAATAGTtcgcagcagcatcagcagcagcagcagcaacagcagcagcagcagcaacaacagcagcagcatctgaTGGAGCAACAGCATCTGCACCAACAGCAGCGATTGCAGACGCATCAGCAGCAataccagcagcaacagtatGCCATGCcgcatcagcaacagcagcagcagcagcagagggtGGTCAGTGATTTTGCAGAGAGCTTTAAGAGTGTTAATgccgctgctgcggcggcggcggtggtggccaCGCCCCATTACACCAGCGTAATTGTGGAGCCGCAGCACTACATACCCAACGATTTTGTACATTAG
- the Sec13 gene encoding protein SEC13 homolog, translating into MVSLLQEIDTEHEDMVHHAALDFYGLLLATCSSDGSVRIFHSRKNNKALAELKGHQGPVWQVAWAHPKFGNILASCSYDRKVIVWKSTTPRDWTKLYEYSNHDSSVNSVDFGPSEYGLVLACASSDGSISVLTCNTDYGVWDAKKIPNAHTIGVNAISWCPAQAPDPAFDQRVTTRSTAVKRLVSGGCDNLVKIWREENDRWVEEQRLEAHSDWVRDVAWAPSIGLHRSQIATASQDRHVIVWSSNADLTQWTSSVLHTFDDAVWSVSWSTTGNILAVTGGDNNVTLWKENTEGQWIRINYESGTAIQSKQSSHHPHSHSQQQTQQQQSHQQQAPSHPGPSSDSEHSSNLSNSQLSN; encoded by the exons ATGGTGAGCCTGCTGCAGGAAATCGACACCGAGCATGAGGACATGGTCCATCACGCTGCCCTGGACTTCTACggcctgctgctggccacctGCTCCTCGGACGGCAGCGTCCGGATCTTCCACTCGCGCAAGAACAACAAGGCGCTGGCGGAGCTCAAAGGCCACCAGGGACCAGTGTGGCAGGTGGCATGGGCCCATCCCAAGTTCGGCAACATCCTGGCCTCATGCTCCTACGACCGCAAGGTGATCGTCTGGAAGTCCACAACGCCCCGGGATTGGACCAAGCT CTACGAATACAGCAACCACGACTCTTCGGTGAACTCTGTGGATTTCGGGCCATCTGAATACGGCTTGGTGCTGGCCTGCGCCAGTTCGGATGGCTCCATTTCGGTGCTCACCTGCAACACAGACTACGGTGTGTGGGACGCCAAGAAGATTCCAAATGCTCATACCATTGGTGTCAATGCCATTTCCTGGTGCCCGGCCCAAGCTCCGGATCCGGCATTCGACCAGCGCGTCACCACGCGCTCGACGGCCGTCAAGCGTCTGGTGAGCGGTGGATGCGATAACCTGGTGAAGATCTGGCGCGAAGAGAACGATCGCTGGGTGGAGGAGCAGCGCCTGGAGGCCCATTCCGATTGGGTGCGCGATGTGGCCTGGGCACCATCGATCGGTCTGCATAGGTCGCAGATCGCCACAGCCTCCCAGGATCGTCACGTGATCGTGTGGAGCAGCAACGCAGATCTGACACAGTGGACTTCGAGTGTGCTGCACACATTCGACGATGCTGTGTGGAGCGTCTCCTGGTCTACTACCGGAAACATTCTGGCGGTCACTGGGGGCGATAACAATGTCACGCTGTGGAAAGAGAACACCGAGGGCCAATGGATACGCATCAACTACGAGTCTGGAACTGCCATCCAGTCTAAGCAGTCGTCACACCATCCCCATTCCCACTCCCAGCAACAgacacaacagcaacagtcgcatcagcagcaggcgcCTTCCCATCCGGGCCCCTCTTCTGACTCGGAACACAGCTCGAACCTCTCCAACTCACAGCTCTCCAACTGA
- the sosie gene encoding uncharacterized protein sosie → MQPLKRFTQCGSLTMLFGIFIILFGVSSTALTTFGKTNNGPPPTHLPVVKGRECSAHDDCTAIDRTSCVKDPNDYKLRCLCGDDTAPAGGNCPDVLKGLRHKCNSNNDCEDGMVCQFENSNRTIGVSKFMSSKTKLCLCDNDNGYVEDILHDICSGANLNALVNILMSICSLLAPFLVSAQMRKHF, encoded by the exons ATGCAGCCCCTGAAGCGTTTTACACAATGCGGCAGCCTGACCATGCTCTTCGGCATCTTCATCATCCTCTTCGGGGTCAGCTCCACGGCACTGACCACCTTCGGCAAGACCAACAACGGGCCACCGCCCACGCACCTTCCAGTGG TGAAAGGACGCGAGTGCTCTGCCCATGATGACTGTACGGCGATAGATCGCACCAGCTGCGTCAAGGATCCGAACGACTACAAGTTGCGTTGCCTCTGCGGCGATGATACTGCTCCTGCAGGTGGCAATTGTCCAGATGTCCTTAAAG GCCTGCGTCACAagtgcaacagcaacaacgacTGCGAGGACGGAATGGTTTGCCAGTTCGAGAATAGTAACCGCACCATCGGCGTGTCCAAGTTCATGTCCAGCAAGACCAAGCTGTGCCTCtgcgacaacgacaacggctACGTGGAGGATATCCTGCACGACATCTGCAGCGGAG CCAATCTCAATGCCCTGGTCAACATCCTGATGTCGATCTGTTCCCTGCTGGCGCCCTTCTTGGTCTCCGCCCAAATGCGAAAGCATTTCTAG